A window of the Flavobacterium sangjuense genome harbors these coding sequences:
- a CDS encoding sugar kinase — translation MSKVVTFGEILLRLSPPSHLRLTQATSFDLYYGCAEANVAASLAKFGIPVKFITAVPPNELGESSISMIRSFGVEPVVITQGKRLGIYYFEQGASERPGKVVYDREDSSFSLLRKGMIDWESIFKDADWFHWSGITPSLSLDLAELCEEALLVADKMGLTISADLNYRPTLWKYGKNANQVMPNLVKYCDLLLGGADETEKVLGIEYNENDTQEAIFASWMKTFPKLKNIVTTQRIQANASSNGISASFWDGKNMLQSRKYNVSHIIDRIGAGDAFMAGIIYGLLTYEEDYQTALEFAVAAACLKHSISGDINLATVKEVEALMHGFGGGRVSR, via the coding sequence ATGAGTAAAGTCGTCACATTCGGAGAAATATTATTAAGGTTGTCGCCGCCAAGTCATTTAAGATTAACGCAGGCAACTTCCTTCGATTTATATTATGGATGTGCAGAGGCTAACGTAGCGGCATCATTGGCAAAATTTGGAATTCCTGTAAAATTTATTACAGCCGTTCCACCAAATGAATTAGGAGAATCTTCCATAAGTATGATACGCTCTTTTGGAGTAGAACCGGTTGTTATTACCCAAGGAAAAAGATTGGGGATTTATTATTTTGAACAAGGTGCTTCCGAAAGACCGGGAAAAGTGGTTTATGACCGAGAAGATTCGTCATTTTCACTTTTAAGAAAAGGAATGATTGACTGGGAATCGATATTTAAGGATGCCGATTGGTTTCATTGGTCTGGAATAACACCTTCGCTTTCGCTAGATTTAGCAGAGTTGTGTGAAGAAGCTTTACTGGTAGCAGATAAAATGGGATTGACAATTTCAGCCGATCTCAATTATCGACCTACATTATGGAAATACGGAAAAAATGCCAATCAGGTCATGCCGAATTTGGTAAAATACTGCGACTTATTATTAGGAGGAGCAGATGAAACTGAAAAGGTTTTGGGAATTGAATATAATGAAAATGATACTCAGGAAGCCATTTTTGCGAGTTGGATGAAAACTTTTCCAAAGCTGAAAAACATTGTCACAACCCAAAGGATTCAGGCAAATGCATCTTCCAATGGTATAAGTGCTTCGTTTTGGGATGGAAAAAATATGCTGCAATCCAGAAAATACAATGTCTCTCATATTATTGACAGAATTGGAGCGGGAGATGCATTTATGGCAGGAATAATATACGGATTATTGACATACGAAGAAGATTACCAAACAGCCTTAGAGTTTGCTGTTGCCGCTGCCTGTTTAAAACATTCCATTTCGGGAGATATTAATTTGGCAACAGTGAAAGAAGTAGAAGCCTTAATGCACGGTTTTGGTGGAGGTAGAGTTTCAAGATAA
- a CDS encoding cupin domain-containing protein gives MLASDVFFKYLKTEWESVDDKIQRQIVGFDDKVMMVNVRFEKGGVGALHNHPHSQVTHISEGKFEVTIGEETTVLEKGDSFHVPSEVNHGVVCLEAGMLVDVFSPMREDFIQ, from the coding sequence ATGTTGGCAAGCGATGTTTTTTTTAAGTATTTAAAAACCGAATGGGAATCTGTTGATGATAAAATTCAAAGACAGATTGTAGGTTTTGATGATAAAGTGATGATGGTGAATGTACGTTTTGAAAAAGGTGGAGTTGGTGCTTTACACAACCATCCTCATTCTCAGGTTACGCATATTTCCGAAGGGAAATTTGAAGTGACCATTGGGGAAGAAACAACCGTATTGGAAAAAGGAGATTCTTTTCATGTTCCGTCTGAGGTAAATCATGGAGTAGTTTGTCTGGAAGCCGGTATGTTGGTAGATGTTTTCAGCCCGATGCGGGAAGATTTTATACAATAA
- the uxaC gene encoding glucuronate isomerase, whose protein sequence is MSTHFIHDNFLLENKYAEELYHNYSKNQPIIDYHNHLSPQHIAENTIFDNITKVWINGDHYKWRAMRTLGINEQFITGNATDKDKFLQWGKTVPYTMRNPLYHWTHLELARYFDIYDLLNEKSAESIYEQASAKVNSAEFSTQNLLKKVNAKLVCTTEDPIDDLAYHKQLASSNFGVKVSTAFRPDKAILISNDGYNAYIDTLGEVAGVSINTYSDLQSALKNRIEYFHANGSRLSDHGLEHIYFENFTESEINTIFKKKRENKELSSEEALKFQSAVLLFLSETYHEFGWVQQFHLGALRNNNARMHRVLGPDTGWDSIGDYSQAQKLSAFLNALDSKDKLTKTIIYNLNPADNEVMATMIGNFNDGSVKGKVQFGSGWWFLDQKDGMTKQLNALSNMGLISCFVGMLTDSRSFLSFPRHEYFRRILCNLLGDEIQRGELPNDMEWIGKMVADISYNNAKEYFNF, encoded by the coding sequence ATGAGTACACATTTTATACACGATAATTTTTTATTAGAAAATAAATACGCAGAAGAATTATACCATAATTATTCTAAAAATCAACCTATTATAGATTATCACAATCACTTATCGCCTCAGCATATTGCAGAGAATACGATTTTTGATAACATCACAAAGGTTTGGATTAATGGCGACCATTACAAATGGCGTGCAATGCGAACTTTAGGAATAAATGAGCAGTTTATTACCGGGAATGCGACCGATAAAGATAAGTTTTTGCAATGGGGGAAAACGGTTCCGTATACCATGCGTAATCCTTTGTATCACTGGACTCATTTAGAGTTAGCCCGTTATTTTGACATCTATGATTTATTAAACGAAAAATCAGCTGAATCCATTTATGAACAAGCATCTGCCAAAGTAAATTCTGCTGAATTCAGTACACAAAATTTACTTAAAAAAGTCAATGCCAAATTAGTTTGTACTACCGAAGATCCAATTGATGACTTGGCTTATCACAAGCAATTAGCGTCAAGTAATTTCGGAGTAAAAGTAAGTACCGCTTTCCGACCTGATAAAGCAATCTTGATTTCAAATGATGGCTACAACGCATACATTGATACTTTAGGCGAAGTTGCCGGAGTTTCAATCAATACGTATTCAGATTTACAGTCGGCTTTAAAAAACAGAATTGAATATTTCCATGCCAATGGCAGCAGACTTTCTGATCACGGTTTGGAGCATATTTATTTTGAAAACTTTACCGAAAGCGAAATCAATACCATCTTCAAAAAAAAGAGAGAAAATAAGGAATTGAGTTCTGAAGAAGCCTTGAAATTCCAAAGTGCGGTTTTATTGTTTTTGTCTGAAACCTATCATGAATTCGGTTGGGTGCAACAATTTCACTTAGGCGCTTTGAGAAATAATAATGCCCGTATGCACCGCGTTTTAGGTCCGGATACAGGTTGGGATTCTATTGGAGATTACTCGCAGGCACAAAAATTATCAGCTTTTTTAAATGCTTTGGATAGCAAAGATAAATTGACAAAAACAATTATTTATAATCTGAATCCGGCAGATAACGAAGTTATGGCAACCATGATTGGAAATTTCAATGATGGAAGCGTAAAAGGAAAAGTACAGTTTGGTTCGGGTTGGTGGTTTTTAGACCAAAAAGACGGTATGACGAAGCAGTTAAATGCCTTGTCCAATATGGGATTAATAAGCTGTTTTGTTGGAATGTTAACCGACTCACGAAGCTTCTTGTCGTTCCCTAGACATGAATATTTCAGACGTATTCTTTGCAATCTTTTGGGAGACGAAATCCAAAGAGGTGAATTACCAAATGATATGGAATGGATTGGAAAAATGGTAGCGGATATCAGTTATAATAATGCAAAAGAATATTTTAATTTTTAA
- a CDS encoding gluconate 5-dehydrogenase: protein MDLFNLKGKRALITGGTHGLGMAMAEGLASAGAELVITGTTPSKMKEALDYYASKGFKASGYLFDVTNEIAAAENVALITKELGDIHILVNNAGIIKREPAISMPVADFRQVIDVDLVGPFIMSQLIAKQMIERKEGKIINICSMMSELGRNTVSAYAAAKGGLKMLTKNLATEWAKHNIQVNGIGPGYFATSQTAPIRVDGHPFNEFIISRTPAARWGNPEDLAGATIFLASKASDFVNGQIVYVDGGILATIGKPSNEE from the coding sequence ATGGATTTATTCAATTTAAAAGGTAAAAGAGCGCTAATAACCGGAGGAACTCACGGTCTCGGAATGGCTATGGCTGAAGGTTTGGCCAGTGCCGGAGCTGAGCTTGTAATTACCGGAACGACACCTTCAAAAATGAAAGAAGCATTGGATTATTACGCGAGTAAAGGATTCAAAGCTTCAGGATATTTGTTTGATGTTACCAATGAGATAGCTGCTGCTGAAAATGTTGCTTTAATTACTAAAGAACTCGGAGATATCCATATACTGGTAAATAATGCGGGAATTATAAAAAGAGAACCTGCTATATCAATGCCTGTTGCCGATTTCAGACAAGTCATAGATGTCGATTTAGTTGGACCTTTTATCATGTCTCAATTGATAGCAAAACAAATGATCGAAAGAAAAGAAGGAAAGATTATCAACATCTGTTCTATGATGAGTGAATTAGGAAGAAATACGGTTTCTGCTTATGCTGCAGCAAAAGGCGGATTGAAAATGCTGACCAAAAACTTAGCGACTGAATGGGCTAAACATAATATTCAGGTTAACGGAATCGGTCCGGGTTATTTTGCCACATCGCAAACAGCACCAATCCGTGTTGATGGTCATCCGTTCAACGAATTCATCATTAGCAGAACACCGGCAGCACGTTGGGGAAATCCTGAAGACTTAGCCGGAGCAACGATTTTTTTAGCTTCAAAAGCGAGTGATTTTGTTAACGGACAGATTGTATATGTTGATGGTGGCATTTTGGCAACCATAGGTAAACCTTCAAACGAAGAATAA
- the kduI gene encoding 5-dehydro-4-deoxy-D-glucuronate isomerase, producing the protein MTNFEFRYASNPKDAAKYNTEELREQFLIDKLFVENQIQLTYSMYDRYIVGGAMPVGKSLPLETIPYLKSENFLDRRELGVINVGGKGTVSVDGEVYVLDKKEALYVGKGAKEVLFSSTDAANPALFYINSAPAHKHFPNKRVTKENAEIVHLGEEKFANKRIINKLIVNSVVETCQLQMGLTELLEGNIWNTMPSHTHNRRMEAYFYFDLEAPQTICHFMGEPQNTRHIFMQNNQAVLSPEWSIHSGAGTANYSFIWGMAGENLDYGDMDIVAPNELK; encoded by the coding sequence ATGACAAATTTTGAATTCAGATATGCATCCAATCCAAAAGATGCAGCTAAATATAATACAGAAGAATTAAGAGAACAGTTCTTAATTGATAAACTGTTTGTTGAGAATCAAATCCAACTGACCTATTCTATGTACGACAGATATATAGTTGGTGGAGCGATGCCTGTTGGCAAAAGTTTACCATTGGAAACAATTCCCTATCTAAAATCAGAAAATTTTCTGGACAGAAGAGAACTTGGTGTAATCAATGTAGGTGGTAAAGGAACAGTGAGTGTAGATGGAGAAGTGTATGTATTGGATAAAAAGGAAGCACTATATGTAGGTAAAGGCGCAAAAGAAGTTTTGTTCTCAAGCACTGATGCTGCTAATCCTGCTTTGTTTTATATCAATTCAGCACCAGCGCATAAACATTTTCCAAACAAAAGAGTAACAAAAGAAAATGCAGAAATTGTTCACTTGGGCGAAGAGAAGTTCGCCAACAAAAGAATTATAAATAAATTAATAGTAAACAGTGTTGTTGAAACCTGTCAACTGCAAATGGGATTAACGGAGCTTTTAGAAGGCAATATTTGGAATACTATGCCGTCTCACACTCACAACAGACGCATGGAGGCTTATTTCTATTTTGACTTGGAAGCTCCGCAAACCATCTGCCATTTTATGGGTGAACCACAAAATACAAGACACATTTTTATGCAAAATAATCAGGCAGTTTTATCTCCGGAATGGTCAATACATTCAGGTGCGGGAACAGCAAACTATTCCTTTATCTGGGGAATGGCCGGAGAGAATTTAGATTATGGCGATATGGATATTGTGGCTCCAAATGAATTAAAATAA
- a CDS encoding MFS transporter, with translation MKETNKVNGNYRWAICSLLFFATTINYLDRQVLSLTWKDFISPEFHWTNNDYGNITALFSIFYAISLLFAGRFVDVLDTKKGFLWAIGVWSVGACLHAFCGIATAGYISGDWFVSFEGAKDIIGTVNDTGMVISVSVTLFIFARFILAVGEAGNFPAAIKTTAEYFPKKDRAFSTSIFNAGATVGALLAPLSIPFIAEAYGWEMSFIIIGALGFVWMGFWVFMYDKPEKHSKVSAEELAYIQQDILADSKIEGYVPETADKVSFAACFKYKQTWAFAFGKFMTDGVWWFFLFWTPAYLSSVYNMDSTQAALPLFVLYAITLLSIIGGWLPTYFVEKKGMNPYEGRMKAMLIFAFFPLLALIAQPLGHYTYWIPVIIIGIAGAAHQSWSANIFTTVGDMFPKKAIATITGIGGLAGGLGSTLINKGSGVLFDYSKDTDMNFMGFHGIEAGYFIIFSICAVCYLIGWSVMKTLVPKYSPITDL, from the coding sequence ATGAAAGAAACAAATAAAGTTAATGGTAACTATAGATGGGCAATTTGCTCTTTATTATTTTTTGCAACTACAATTAATTACTTGGACAGACAGGTATTATCATTGACTTGGAAAGATTTTATTTCTCCTGAATTTCACTGGACTAATAACGATTATGGAAATATCACAGCCTTATTTTCAATTTTCTATGCGATATCTTTATTGTTTGCAGGAAGGTTTGTAGATGTATTAGATACTAAAAAAGGATTTCTTTGGGCTATTGGAGTTTGGTCAGTAGGAGCTTGCTTACACGCTTTTTGTGGTATCGCAACGGCTGGTTACATTTCAGGGGATTGGTTTGTGAGCTTTGAAGGAGCTAAAGATATTATAGGTACTGTTAACGATACAGGAATGGTAATTTCTGTCAGTGTGACCTTGTTTATCTTTGCCCGTTTTATTTTGGCGGTTGGTGAAGCAGGAAATTTTCCCGCAGCAATTAAAACAACAGCAGAATATTTTCCAAAAAAAGACAGAGCTTTTTCTACCAGTATCTTTAATGCCGGTGCTACTGTTGGTGCATTGTTAGCGCCATTGTCTATTCCGTTTATAGCAGAAGCATATGGTTGGGAAATGTCGTTTATTATTATTGGTGCTTTAGGTTTTGTTTGGATGGGATTTTGGGTTTTTATGTATGATAAACCGGAAAAACATTCAAAAGTGAGCGCAGAAGAATTGGCTTATATCCAACAAGATATTTTAGCAGATAGTAAAATTGAAGGATATGTTCCTGAAACTGCTGATAAAGTGTCTTTCGCAGCTTGTTTTAAATACAAACAAACCTGGGCTTTCGCTTTTGGGAAGTTCATGACAGATGGTGTGTGGTGGTTCTTCTTATTCTGGACGCCGGCTTATTTAAGCTCTGTTTACAATATGGATTCTACACAAGCCGCATTACCATTGTTTGTTTTATATGCAATTACATTACTTTCTATCATAGGAGGTTGGCTTCCGACCTATTTCGTTGAGAAAAAAGGAATGAATCCTTATGAGGGCAGAATGAAAGCCATGTTGATTTTTGCATTTTTCCCATTATTGGCTTTAATAGCGCAACCATTGGGACACTATACCTATTGGATACCGGTAATAATAATTGGTATTGCAGGTGCTGCACATCAATCCTGGTCAGCTAATATCTTCACAACAGTAGGTGATATGTTTCCTAAAAAAGCAATCGCTACAATTACTGGAATTGGAGGTTTAGCAGGTGGTCTTGGGTCGACACTAATTAACAAAGGCTCAGGAGTATTATTTGATTACAGTAAGGATACTGATATGAACTTTATGGGCTTTCACGGTATTGAAGCAGGATACTTTATCATCTTTTCTATTTGTGCAGTTTGTTATTTAATCGGTTGGTCTGTAATGAAGACTTTAGTTCCAAAATATAGCCCAATAACTGATTTATAG
- a CDS encoding alpha/beta hydrolase, translating to MNSKLINNYLLHFITVVFTLSVNMNSMAQDKVIPLWTTAIPGEIKNTEYKENKVYKDSILQSVSNVSVPTLTVYQPKNANGTAILIFPGGGYDHLSILKEGKKIAKWLNTLEITVFVLKYRLPNDKIMKDKSIGPLQDAQEAMRLIRRNATSWNINPNKIGVIGFSAGGHLAALLSTHYAEKIYPENDTVSARPDFSLLIYPVISMKNEIAHKGSRNYLLGENPTEDAIQKFSNELSVNKETPSTFLVHAADDKSVTVENSIVYFLALKKNNVPAEMHVYEKGGHGFGLGVEGTSAHWTEDCIRWLKSCHYL from the coding sequence ATGAACAGCAAGCTGATAAACAACTATTTATTACATTTTATAACTGTAGTTTTTACCCTAAGTGTAAATATGAATAGTATGGCGCAAGACAAAGTTATTCCATTATGGACAACTGCCATTCCGGGTGAAATTAAGAATACTGAATATAAGGAAAACAAAGTTTATAAAGATAGCATTCTTCAAAGTGTCAGCAACGTTTCCGTACCAACGTTAACTGTTTACCAACCAAAAAACGCAAATGGAACAGCAATACTAATTTTTCCAGGTGGCGGTTATGATCATCTATCGATTTTGAAAGAAGGTAAGAAAATTGCCAAATGGTTAAATACATTAGAGATAACTGTTTTTGTTTTAAAGTACCGATTGCCAAATGATAAAATCATGAAAGACAAAAGCATTGGACCTTTGCAGGATGCGCAGGAAGCTATGAGACTTATCAGACGGAATGCAACTTCTTGGAATATTAATCCAAATAAAATTGGAGTAATCGGATTTTCCGCAGGAGGACATTTAGCTGCATTACTATCAACACATTATGCTGAGAAAATCTATCCTGAAAATGATACCGTAAGTGCCCGACCAGATTTTTCATTGCTGATTTATCCTGTAATTAGTATGAAAAATGAAATCGCACATAAAGGATCCCGTAATTATTTATTAGGGGAGAATCCAACAGAAGATGCTATTCAAAAATTTTCAAACGAACTTTCTGTGAATAAAGAGACTCCTTCTACCTTTCTTGTTCATGCTGCCGATGACAAATCGGTTACTGTGGAAAACAGCATCGTTTATTTTTTAGCCTTAAAAAAGAATAATGTTCCTGCAGAAATGCATGTTTATGAAAAAGGTGGTCACGGATTTGGTTTGGGTGTTGAAGGCACAAGCGCTCATTGGACTGAAGATTGCATTCGCTGGCTGAAGAGTTGCCACTATTTGTAA
- a CDS encoding T9SS type A sorting domain-containing protein, translating to MKKITLLFSLFCIALAQAQVPSSAAPTPPVRNAADVISIYGSAYSNIAGVNTNPFWGQSTVVTEIQVASDNMLQYANFNYQGTDWAGNAQNISTMEYLHVDVWTNNQSPNVFAISTGPEIAHPISSVAGSWQSLDFPLAGFTGNLSNVIQFKFDGGTGGTIYLDNLYFWKAPVAAGTDATLSDLRVDGTTVSGFASNIISYTKGIPFGTPTTPQITLATTTDPGATTVITQASGVPGSATVVVTSQNTLVTKTYTVSFVYTGPTSAAPTPPNRNASDVISLFSNAYTNTTIETWSAVWDDSDVTDMQVAGDDVKKISFGNFIGVEFVNNRIDASTFTNFHMDFWTDNADLIGKVFNSKFSQWGGGAGEVSALELNINTGTTPAIVTGAWVSIDVPFSSWSNNLTRNDLAQFLITSNLGVVYVDNIYIYKGIPLATNDFVKSSLRMYPNPANEVLNISSESTIDTITVYNTLGQIVSKQSASANEATINVSSLSKGVYILTAQVGNELIRKQFIKE from the coding sequence ATGAAAAAAATTACTCTTCTCTTTTCTCTGTTCTGCATTGCATTAGCGCAAGCACAAGTTCCCTCTTCAGCAGCACCAACACCACCTGTAAGAAATGCAGCTGATGTTATTTCTATTTATGGATCAGCTTACAGCAATATTGCGGGAGTTAATACGAACCCGTTTTGGGGTCAGTCAACGGTTGTAACTGAAATACAAGTTGCTAGTGACAATATGCTTCAATATGCCAATTTCAATTACCAAGGTACAGATTGGGCTGGAAATGCTCAAAATATTTCTACCATGGAATATCTACACGTTGACGTATGGACGAACAATCAATCACCAAATGTATTTGCAATTAGTACCGGTCCGGAAATAGCGCATCCTATTAGTAGTGTTGCTGGTTCTTGGCAGTCTTTAGATTTTCCTTTAGCCGGTTTTACAGGTAATTTAAGCAATGTCATTCAGTTTAAATTTGACGGTGGCACAGGCGGAACAATATATTTAGACAATTTATATTTTTGGAAAGCTCCGGTTGCTGCAGGTACAGATGCTACTTTAAGCGATCTGAGAGTTGACGGTACAACTGTTAGTGGTTTTGCTTCTAACATCATCTCTTACACCAAAGGAATTCCGTTTGGAACTCCAACAACTCCACAAATTACGCTAGCAACTACAACAGATCCGGGAGCAACAACAGTAATCACTCAAGCTAGTGGTGTTCCGGGAAGCGCTACCGTAGTTGTTACCTCTCAAAATACGCTTGTAACTAAAACTTATACCGTATCGTTCGTTTATACCGGACCAACTTCTGCAGCGCCAACACCTCCAAACAGAAATGCAAGTGACGTTATTTCACTTTTCAGTAATGCCTATACCAATACAACTATAGAGACTTGGTCGGCAGTTTGGGATGATTCAGATGTTACTGATATGCAGGTTGCGGGTGACGATGTAAAGAAAATATCATTCGGTAATTTTATTGGTGTCGAATTTGTAAATAATAGAATTGACGCATCAACATTCACTAATTTCCACATGGATTTTTGGACTGATAATGCTGATTTGATTGGAAAAGTATTCAATTCTAAATTCTCACAATGGGGAGGCGGAGCAGGTGAAGTCTCTGCATTAGAATTAAACATTAATACAGGTACTACACCCGCAATTGTAACTGGTGCTTGGGTTTCAATTGACGTCCCTTTTTCAAGTTGGAGTAATAATCTAACTAGAAATGATTTAGCACAATTTTTAATTACGTCTAATTTAGGTGTAGTTTATGTTGACAATATCTACATTTATAAAGGAATTCCACTTGCAACAAATGATTTTGTTAAATCATCTTTAAGAATGTATCCAAATCCTGCTAATGAAGTATTGAATATTTCAAGTGAATCAACTATTGATACTATCACAGTTTATAATACTTTGGGGCAAATAGTTTCAAAACAATCTGCATCTGCTAACGAAGCAACTATCAATGTAAGTAGCTTATCTAAAGGAGTTTATATTCTAACCGCACAAGTTGGAAATGAATTAATAAGAAAACAATTTATAAAAGAGTAA